From Syntrophus gentianae, one genomic window encodes:
- a CDS encoding IS4 family transposase — translation MPYTWIPGKTKQKHKTHVNLMAPVNSVFPDITPLLSGCNRPLKMSFEDQLNILVYFHLEEHRSGRHLLQVLKEEHFARLHIAPEGVIEKSSFFEDISSRGLPQMMEMFGKLYASAAKHLPRGHAELGNLVLIDGSLIDAVLSMYWADYRKGSKKAKVHIGFDLNLGIPKKIFLSDGKEAERPFVEKILAPGETGVMDRGYQSHKLFDAWQADDKSFICRIKASTEKTVIKMNDIQPGSIVFYDAVVLLGTQGANRTEREVRLVGYQVGNVNYWIATNRHDLTAEQIAFAYKLRWNIEIFFGWWKRHLKVYHLISRSQYGLMVQMLAGLITYILLAIYCHDQHQEKVSVKRLREISINIRNEMSFEDIVNETGTWRYKPPSRGQLRASS, via the coding sequence ATGCCCTACACTTGGATCCCTGGAAAAACAAAGCAAAAACACAAGACTCACGTAAACCTTATGGCACCTGTTAACAGCGTATTTCCCGATATCACCCCGTTGCTCTCGGGATGCAATCGGCCCCTGAAAATGTCCTTTGAAGATCAACTGAACATCCTGGTGTATTTCCATCTGGAAGAACACCGTTCAGGACGTCACCTTCTTCAGGTTCTGAAGGAAGAACATTTTGCCCGACTGCACATTGCCCCAGAGGGCGTCATTGAAAAGAGCAGCTTCTTCGAAGATATCAGCTCACGTGGGCTCCCACAGATGATGGAGATGTTCGGAAAGCTCTATGCATCGGCCGCAAAACATTTGCCCAGGGGACATGCCGAACTGGGAAATCTGGTTCTTATCGACGGCTCCCTGATTGATGCTGTTTTATCCATGTACTGGGCCGACTACCGTAAGGGCTCGAAAAAGGCCAAGGTTCATATAGGCTTTGATCTCAATCTTGGCATTCCCAAAAAAATCTTTCTCAGCGACGGCAAGGAGGCGGAACGGCCTTTCGTAGAAAAGATTCTTGCACCTGGAGAAACTGGCGTCATGGATCGAGGTTACCAGAGCCACAAGCTTTTTGATGCCTGGCAGGCCGATGATAAGAGTTTTATCTGCCGGATCAAAGCCTCCACCGAAAAGACTGTCATCAAGATGAATGACATCCAACCCGGCAGCATCGTCTTTTATGACGCTGTTGTCCTTCTGGGGACACAAGGCGCCAATCGTACGGAAAGGGAAGTCCGTCTGGTCGGTTATCAGGTTGGGAATGTCAATTATTGGATAGCCACAAATCGCCACGATCTCACCGCCGAACAGATTGCCTTTGCATACAAGCTCAGATGGAACATCGAGATTTTCTTTGGCTGGTGGAAACGCCATCTTAAAGTCTATCACCTGATTTCAAGGAGCCAATATGGTCTGATGGTCCAAATGCTGGCAGGATTGATTACTTATATCCTTCTGGCCATCTACTGCCATGACCAACATCAGGAAAAGGTTTCCGTCAAACGTCTCAGGGAAATATCCATTAATATCAGAAACGAAATGAGTTTCGAGGATATTGTAAATGAAACAGGTACTTGGCGCTATAAACCGCCAAGCAGAGGTCAATTACGCGCAAGTTCTTAA